One window from the genome of Apus apus isolate bApuApu2 chromosome 12, bApuApu2.pri.cur, whole genome shotgun sequence encodes:
- the KIAA1210 gene encoding acrosomal protein KIAA1210 homolog isoform X3 translates to MHTRLLERTMAGFYGCLKSKNDYIMATGPAEVTQSPETGGTVEECTGKKKSKFQTFKNFFAKKKRKEPPPPRGESNLKPSQSSSDVSVSVLGAAALRSPKEAGPKGSMGNKALSHDSVFIFESAAGNVASNKLSQESIPGRVKTLQLQLQQNIRLGSPPLVITGKKLEDAGALSEDDGLPRSPPEISTLHEVLTDSPSKSSNPVQRHSSLSLGGTDSEDEQIPSGASSRPISPSSPATLGAPSSRGSTFLPVDFTIPASPLGCLDTSAARHRIALNPRKQRGFANKNQQTFQVEQLENEACLPAAPEKKGNSTELLESDEHKSDWGGLSAQVGHCAKGGSSKEAPGVKSPTDAACDFCDSTLVVEDPCALLQEDAGFPDMDHQCKAAASLLTPEPSPGNLEEHHSATGSYCSDEAADELRLHQQNSSTEVSPLPKQIEGETVVFPVVLPADLFSNGVEKEGMDTLADVAQRSSVNSVDLNIKDQEKGDPLFIGRVEACLGTLENHSNDTVSDTAPSTPQVVGANSESSSDIKTVTVLKPEKSSVARNGKEACERMEFQSSKGNAEKKIETAASFWEAGFVLSPSTLEACFKAETVSVSMGNQESQQANISYTSEKASVGYLASSSLTGLKSNISSNDASKEHQVSSAASHRKTVEGSRSSDENVKSPLKTASAKPVRFTIAPAWQRSLSGGSNSKEDSYSRSSPTSPVRPEWFEGMTKEHTRFDAVIQESAKANSGRFDRDCKDSDLHFSASMEWADHEVLNVENPFGVKLRRTSSLLKYQNERCAEPPKLIPSAVPAASSASVKEDQKLVDNGKPSPSLPASAKSCVKKPDHLEDKNPPKTRAEEVTKKQNGHKPSEKVSCPHLETASSEPAWVFMAKRKQKGFQDHPLAKEHKTEDKALSKVDHEEAELDLLLRKHL, encoded by the exons gaaagaaaaaatccaaatttcAGACGTTCAAGAACTTCTTtgccaagaagaaaaggaaagagccTCCACCTCCCAGGGGAGAGAGTAATTTAAAACCTAGCCAGTCCAGCAGCGATGTCAGCGTCTCTGTGCTCGGCGCTGCTGCGCTTCGCTCGCCCAAGGAGGCTGG gcccaaagGAAGCATGGGAAACAAAGCCTTGTCCCATGACAGTGTCTTCATTTTTGAGTCTGCAGCAGGAAATGTGGCAAGCAACAAGTTATCTCAGGAAAGCATACCTGGAAGAGTGAAAACTTTGCAG CTTCAGTTGCAGCAGAACATCAGACTTGGATCACCTCCTCTTGTTATAACTGGAAAGAAGCTGGAAGATGCAGGTGCTCTTTCTGAAGATGATGGTTTACCTAGAAGCCCTCCTGAAATTTCAACCCTTCATGAAGTTCTGACGGATTCACCAAGCAAG TCCTCCAACCCTGTTCAGCGTCATAGCTCTTTGAGTTTAGGCGGGACAGACAGTGAAGATGAACAG ATACCTTCTGGAGCATCCTCCAGGCCCATCAGTCCTTCATCCCCAGCCACTCTGGGAGCCCCCAGCTCCCGAGGCAGCACCTTCCTTCCCGTTGACTTCACCATCCCTGCCAGTCCCCTTGGCTGCCTGGACACCTCAGCAGCCCGGCACAGGATTGCCCTGAACCCCCGCAAACAGAGAGGCTTTGCCAACAAGAATCAGCAAACCTTCCAG GTGGAACAGCTGGAAAATGAAGCATGtcttcctgcagccccagaaaagaagggaaattcGACAGAATTACTTGAAAGTGACGAGCATAAAAGTGATTGGGGAG GATTATCAGCCCAGGTGGGACATTGTGCAAAGGGAGGCAGTTCTAAGGAGGCACCAGGTGTAAAAAGTCCCACTGATGCTGCCTGTGACTTTTGTGATTCCACACTTGTGGTGGAAGACCCTTGTGCTTTGCTGCAAGAAGACGCCGGCTTTCCAGACATGGACCACCAGTGTAAAGCAGCTGCATCCCTTCTGACacctgagccttctccagggaACTTGGAGGAACACCACAGTGCAACAGGGTCATACTGTTCAGATGAGGCTGCTGATGAATTGAGATTGCACCAGCAAAATTCCAGCACTGAAGTATCTCCACTTCCAAAACAAATTGAAGGAGAAACGGTTGTATTTCCAGTTGTACTACCAGCTGACTTGTTTAGCAATGGTGTGGAAAAAGAGGGCATGGATACATTGGCAGATGTTGCACAAAGGTCCTCAGTAAATTCTGTGGACCTGAACATCAAAGACCAGGAAAAGGGGGATCCACTGTTTATTGGCAGAGTAGAGGCCTGCTTGGGTACTCTTGAGAATCATTCCAACGACACTGTCTCAGATACTGCACCAAGCACTCCACAGGTTGTGGGAGCCAATTCAGAGTCATCTTCTGACATCAAGACAGTGACTGTTTTGAAGCCTGAAAAGAGTTCAGTAGCAAGAAATGGCAAAGAAGCTTGTGAAAGAATGGAATTTCAGTCATCCAAAggcaatgcagaaaaaaaaatagagactGCTGCATCTTTCTGGGAAGCAGGTTTTGTGCTATCTCCCAGTACCTTGGAAGCATGTTTCAAAGCAGAAACTGTGTCTGTTTCAATGGGTAACCAAGAGAGTCAACAGGCCAACATATCGTACACCTCTGAAAAGGCTTCTGTTGGATATCTTGCCTCTTCAAGTTTGACTGGCTTGAAGAGTAATATCTCTTCCAATGATGCCAGTAAGGAGCACCAGGTAAGCAgtgcagcttctcacagaaaaaCTGTGGAAGGCAGTCGGTCTTcagatgaaaatgtgaaaagtcCACTGAAGACTGCTTCTGCTAAACCAGTCAGATTTACCATTGCACCAGCATGGCAAAGATCTCTCTCAGGTGGTTCAAATTCAAAGGAAGATTCCTATTCCAGAAGTTCCCCAACATCCCCTGTAAGACCAGAGTGGTTTGAAGGAATGACAAAAGAACACACACGTTTTGATGCAGTCATCCAGGAATCAGCAAAAGCCAACTCAGGTAGATTTGATCGAGATTGTAAGGACAGTGATTTGCATTTCAGTGCTTCTATGGAGTGGGCTGACCATGAAGTACTAAATGTTGAAAACCCATTTGGGGTCAAACTAAGGAGAACATCATCTTTACTGAAATACCAGAATGAAAGGTGTGCTGAGCCTCCAAAGCTGATCCCCTCAGCTGTTCCCGCTGCATCTTCTGCTTCAGTCAAGGAGGATCAGAAATTGGTGGACAATGGGAAGCCATCTCCAAGCCTTCCTGCCAGCGCAAAATCATGTGTTAAAAAACCAGATCATCTAGAAGACAAAAATCCTCCCAAGACAAGAGCTGAAGAAGTGACAAAGAAGCAAAATGGTCATAAACCTTCAG AAAAAGTCTCTTGTCCACATTTGGAAACTGCTTCTTCTGAACCAGCTTGGGTCTTCATGGCAAAACGGAAACAAAAGGGTTTTCAGGACCACCCTCTTGCCAAAGAACATAAAACTGAAGACAAAGCTTTGTCCAAAGTGGATCATGAGGAG
- the KIAA1210 gene encoding acrosomal protein KIAA1210 homolog isoform X2 yields MATGPAEVTQSPETGGTVEECTGKKKSKFQTFKNFFAKKKRKEPPPPRGESNLKPSQSSSDVSVSVLGAAALRSPKEAGPKGSMGNKALSHDSVFIFESAAGNVASNKLSQESIPGRVKTLQLQLQQNIRLGSPPLVITGKKLEDAGALSEDDGLPRSPPEISTLHEVLTDSPSKSSNPVQRHSSLSLGGTDSEDEQIPSGASSRPISPSSPATLGAPSSRGSTFLPVDFTIPASPLGCLDTSAARHRIALNPRKQRGFANKNQQTFQVEQLENEACLPAAPEKKGNSTELLESDEHKSDWGGLSAQVGHCAKGGSSKEAPGVKSPTDAACDFCDSTLVVEDPCALLQEDAGFPDMDHQCKAAASLLTPEPSPGNLEEHHSATGSYCSDEAADELRLHQQNSSTEVSPLPKQIEGETVVFPVVLPADLFSNGVEKEGMDTLADVAQRSSVNSVDLNIKDQEKGDPLFIGRVEACLGTLENHSNDTVSDTAPSTPQVVGANSESSSDIKTVTVLKPEKSSVARNGKEACERMEFQSSKGNAEKKIETAASFWEAGFVLSPSTLEACFKAETVSVSMGNQESQQANISYTSEKASVGYLASSSLTGLKSNISSNDASKEHQVSSAASHRKTVEGSRSSDENVKSPLKTASAKPVRFTIAPAWQRSLSGGSNSKEDSYSRSSPTSPVRPEWFEGMTKEHTRFDAVIQESAKANSGRFDRDCKDSDLHFSASMEWADHEVLNVENPFGVKLRRTSSLLKYQNERCAEPPKLIPSAVPAASSASVKEDQKLVDNGKPSPSLPASAKSCVKKPDHLEDKNPPKTRAEEVTKKQNGHKPSEKVSCPHLETASSEPAWVFMAKRKQKGFQDHPLAKEHKTEDKALSKVDHEEPGICASENILKKNTPSSLSSQDKKMQTKTSVSAAAGRAGPIAQEASVIPAAEKEARHSSNLPMTPCSPAEPPWLSLAKKKAKAWSEMPQIVQ; encoded by the exons gaaagaaaaaatccaaatttcAGACGTTCAAGAACTTCTTtgccaagaagaaaaggaaagagccTCCACCTCCCAGGGGAGAGAGTAATTTAAAACCTAGCCAGTCCAGCAGCGATGTCAGCGTCTCTGTGCTCGGCGCTGCTGCGCTTCGCTCGCCCAAGGAGGCTGG gcccaaagGAAGCATGGGAAACAAAGCCTTGTCCCATGACAGTGTCTTCATTTTTGAGTCTGCAGCAGGAAATGTGGCAAGCAACAAGTTATCTCAGGAAAGCATACCTGGAAGAGTGAAAACTTTGCAG CTTCAGTTGCAGCAGAACATCAGACTTGGATCACCTCCTCTTGTTATAACTGGAAAGAAGCTGGAAGATGCAGGTGCTCTTTCTGAAGATGATGGTTTACCTAGAAGCCCTCCTGAAATTTCAACCCTTCATGAAGTTCTGACGGATTCACCAAGCAAG TCCTCCAACCCTGTTCAGCGTCATAGCTCTTTGAGTTTAGGCGGGACAGACAGTGAAGATGAACAG ATACCTTCTGGAGCATCCTCCAGGCCCATCAGTCCTTCATCCCCAGCCACTCTGGGAGCCCCCAGCTCCCGAGGCAGCACCTTCCTTCCCGTTGACTTCACCATCCCTGCCAGTCCCCTTGGCTGCCTGGACACCTCAGCAGCCCGGCACAGGATTGCCCTGAACCCCCGCAAACAGAGAGGCTTTGCCAACAAGAATCAGCAAACCTTCCAG GTGGAACAGCTGGAAAATGAAGCATGtcttcctgcagccccagaaaagaagggaaattcGACAGAATTACTTGAAAGTGACGAGCATAAAAGTGATTGGGGAG GATTATCAGCCCAGGTGGGACATTGTGCAAAGGGAGGCAGTTCTAAGGAGGCACCAGGTGTAAAAAGTCCCACTGATGCTGCCTGTGACTTTTGTGATTCCACACTTGTGGTGGAAGACCCTTGTGCTTTGCTGCAAGAAGACGCCGGCTTTCCAGACATGGACCACCAGTGTAAAGCAGCTGCATCCCTTCTGACacctgagccttctccagggaACTTGGAGGAACACCACAGTGCAACAGGGTCATACTGTTCAGATGAGGCTGCTGATGAATTGAGATTGCACCAGCAAAATTCCAGCACTGAAGTATCTCCACTTCCAAAACAAATTGAAGGAGAAACGGTTGTATTTCCAGTTGTACTACCAGCTGACTTGTTTAGCAATGGTGTGGAAAAAGAGGGCATGGATACATTGGCAGATGTTGCACAAAGGTCCTCAGTAAATTCTGTGGACCTGAACATCAAAGACCAGGAAAAGGGGGATCCACTGTTTATTGGCAGAGTAGAGGCCTGCTTGGGTACTCTTGAGAATCATTCCAACGACACTGTCTCAGATACTGCACCAAGCACTCCACAGGTTGTGGGAGCCAATTCAGAGTCATCTTCTGACATCAAGACAGTGACTGTTTTGAAGCCTGAAAAGAGTTCAGTAGCAAGAAATGGCAAAGAAGCTTGTGAAAGAATGGAATTTCAGTCATCCAAAggcaatgcagaaaaaaaaatagagactGCTGCATCTTTCTGGGAAGCAGGTTTTGTGCTATCTCCCAGTACCTTGGAAGCATGTTTCAAAGCAGAAACTGTGTCTGTTTCAATGGGTAACCAAGAGAGTCAACAGGCCAACATATCGTACACCTCTGAAAAGGCTTCTGTTGGATATCTTGCCTCTTCAAGTTTGACTGGCTTGAAGAGTAATATCTCTTCCAATGATGCCAGTAAGGAGCACCAGGTAAGCAgtgcagcttctcacagaaaaaCTGTGGAAGGCAGTCGGTCTTcagatgaaaatgtgaaaagtcCACTGAAGACTGCTTCTGCTAAACCAGTCAGATTTACCATTGCACCAGCATGGCAAAGATCTCTCTCAGGTGGTTCAAATTCAAAGGAAGATTCCTATTCCAGAAGTTCCCCAACATCCCCTGTAAGACCAGAGTGGTTTGAAGGAATGACAAAAGAACACACACGTTTTGATGCAGTCATCCAGGAATCAGCAAAAGCCAACTCAGGTAGATTTGATCGAGATTGTAAGGACAGTGATTTGCATTTCAGTGCTTCTATGGAGTGGGCTGACCATGAAGTACTAAATGTTGAAAACCCATTTGGGGTCAAACTAAGGAGAACATCATCTTTACTGAAATACCAGAATGAAAGGTGTGCTGAGCCTCCAAAGCTGATCCCCTCAGCTGTTCCCGCTGCATCTTCTGCTTCAGTCAAGGAGGATCAGAAATTGGTGGACAATGGGAAGCCATCTCCAAGCCTTCCTGCCAGCGCAAAATCATGTGTTAAAAAACCAGATCATCTAGAAGACAAAAATCCTCCCAAGACAAGAGCTGAAGAAGTGACAAAGAAGCAAAATGGTCATAAACCTTCAG AAAAAGTCTCTTGTCCACATTTGGAAACTGCTTCTTCTGAACCAGCTTGGGTCTTCATGGCAAAACGGAAACAAAAGGGTTTTCAGGACCACCCTCTTGCCAAAGAACATAAAACTGAAGACAAAGCTTTGTCCAAAGTGGATCATGAGGAG CCAGGGATCTGTGCTAGTGAGAacatactgaagaaaaatacaccATCCAGCTTGAGCTCTCAGGACAAGAAAATGCAAACGAAGACCAGTgtgtctgctgcagcag